TGTTAAACTATTGGCTAAAATTTACATGAAATTTTATTGAAAAGCATCTTTTTTAAGAGTGAATAAATATTCATCCTTATGACATAGGCAACGAGAAATACGAATTTTTACTTTAGTTTTGTAATAGAGTGATGACAAAGTAAAATTTTAGGCATGAATCATCAACATTATTTCCTGATAAAATCCTTAAAAATAGAAAATACTGCTTGAGTATGGGAATAAGTGCGATCGTCTTACTTCTGTGGGGAAGCAAGCTAGGCATCGACTCCTGTAGGATGAGGCTAAATAGTTTTTAAACTCACTATCATGAGTATTATTGTTTTTGGCAGCATCAATATAGATTTAGTAGCCACAGTCCCCCGATTGCCAATTCCAGGAGAAACTCTATTAGGATATAACTTTGTGCAAGTTCCTGGGGGAAAAGGCGCAAATCAAGCTGTTGCATTGGCACGGTTACAAGTTCCTACTTATATGGTTGGGCGCGTAGGTACAGATAGTTTTGCCTCAGAATTACTCTACAATTTGGAAAATTCTGGTGTAGATAGTAGCAATGTTTCTATTGATGATCGTGTCAGTTCGGGAGTAGCGCTGATTGCAGTTGATGATAGAGGTGAAAATCAAATTATTATTATTCCTGGCGCGAATGGGCGTGTAAATGAAGAAGATATAGAGCGATTGTCTGATTTATTACCAAATAGCACCGCCTTACTTTTACAATTTGAAATTCCAATTGCTGCTGTTGTAGCGGCGGCGAAAGCAGCACATGAAGCAGGGGTAAAAGTGATTCTCGATCCTGCACCTGCACAATCTCATATGCCTGATGAGCTTTATCCCTTAGTAGATATCATTACACCAAATGAAGTGGAAGCGGGGCAATTGGTGGGTTTTCCAGTAAGTAACGAAGAGTCAGCAAAAGCAGCAGCGGCGATTTTATTGCAACAGGGTGTGAAATGTGCGATCGTCAAACTTGGTGCTAAGGGCGTTTTCTGCGCCACTGCTGAGGAAAGTTTCTTTGTACCAACGTTTCCCATTCAGGTAGTTGACACCGTTGCTGCTGGTGATGCTTTTAATGGCGGTTTAGCAGCAGCACTATACACAGGACTTCCTTTGCACCAAGCGGTTGTTTGGGGTGCAGCTGCGGGTGCTTTAGCTGCAACAAAACCAGGGGCGCAAACCTCTTTACCTGATAGGCTAACGTTTGATGCGTTCCTTAAGGAGAGAGGTGTTTAGTTTGGGTATGAGGGAGATGAGAGAGATAAGGAAGAAATTCCATTACCAAATGACAAATGACAAACCCCAAATGACTACTTCCCAATATCCTCATTCCACAGTTCGGGATTAGTTTCAATAAACTCACTCATCATTTGTTCGCATTCATCAAGACCGAGATCGATTACTTCTACGCCGTGAGATATCATAAATTCTTTAGCACCAGGAAAAGTTCTAGATTCTCCGGCGATGACTTTTTTAATGCCAAATTGCACAACTGCGCCAGCACATAAATAGCACGGCATTAAGGTTGAATAGAGTGTTGTACCTCTGTAATTACCTACTCTCCCAGCATTGCGCAGACAATCAATTTCAGCGTGGGTGACAGGATCGCCATCTTGTACGCGCTTGTTGTGTCCTCTGCCGAGAATTTTGCCATCCTTGACAAGAACTGAACCAATAGGAATTCCACCTTCTTGTCTACCTTGTTTTGCTTCTTGAATTGCAGCTTGCATAAATTCATCCATTATTTAATTTCTCCTTAGTATGTCCAAACAACTCGTATTAATGGATCACGATGGCGGTGTAGACGATTATCTAGCAACCATGCTGTTGTTAACGATGGAGCATGTAGAATTGCTTGGTGTTGTTGTTACTCCAGCTGATTGCTATGTACAACCTGCTGTTAGTGCTACACGTAAAATTTTAGACTTGATGGGATTTTCTCATATCTCCGTCGCAGAAAGTACGGTGCGGGGTATTAATCCGTTTCCCTATCTCTATCGCCGTGATTCTTTTGTAGTTGACCATCTGCCAATTATCAATCAAAGCGAAACTATTCAGACGCCATTGGTTAGCGAATCAGGTCAAGATTTTATGGTTAAGGTTTTACGTGAAGCTGCTGAACCCGTAACTTTAATGGTGACAGGGCCTTTGACGACAGTTGCAGTCGCCTTAGATAAAGCACCAGACATTGAAGCGAAAATTAAAAAGATTGTTTGGATGGGGGGTGCGTTAAATGTCCCTGGTAATGTGGAGAAAAATTGGGAACCAGGGCAAGATGGTTCTGCGGAATGGAATGTTTATTGGGACGCAGTTTCAGCAGCAAGGGTGTGGCAAAGCCAAATTGAAATTATTATGTGTCCTTTGGATTTAACTAATAATGTACCAGTGACATCAGATTTAGTACAAAAAATGGGAAGACAACGCAACTATCCCATCTCTGATTTAGCCGGACAATGTTATGCCCTAGTAATTCCGCAAGATTATTATTTTTGGGATGTGCTAGCAACGGCTTATCTAGGACATCCAGAATTTTATCAATTACGGG
The genomic region above belongs to Calothrix sp. NIES-2098 and contains:
- a CDS encoding CMP/dCMP deaminase zinc-binding protein, whose product is MDEFMQAAIQEAKQGRQEGGIPIGSVLVKDGKILGRGHNKRVQDGDPVTHAEIDCLRNAGRVGNYRGTTLYSTLMPCYLCAGAVVQFGIKKVIAGESRTFPGAKEFMISHGVEVIDLGLDECEQMMSEFIETNPELWNEDIGK
- a CDS encoding inosine/uridine-preferring nucleoside hydrolase → MSKQLVLMDHDGGVDDYLATMLLLTMEHVELLGVVVTPADCYVQPAVSATRKILDLMGFSHISVAESTVRGINPFPYLYRRDSFVVDHLPIINQSETIQTPLVSESGQDFMVKVLREAAEPVTLMVTGPLTTVAVALDKAPDIEAKIKKIVWMGGALNVPGNVEKNWEPGQDGSAEWNVYWDAVSAARVWQSQIEIIMCPLDLTNNVPVTSDLVQKMGRQRNYPISDLAGQCYALVIPQDYYFWDVLATAYLGHPEFYQLREWETEIITTGISQGRTKVVPGGRKIYAMDKVDKEAFYNYILQQWAR
- a CDS encoding ribokinase; translated protein: MSIIVFGSINIDLVATVPRLPIPGETLLGYNFVQVPGGKGANQAVALARLQVPTYMVGRVGTDSFASELLYNLENSGVDSSNVSIDDRVSSGVALIAVDDRGENQIIIIPGANGRVNEEDIERLSDLLPNSTALLLQFEIPIAAVVAAAKAAHEAGVKVILDPAPAQSHMPDELYPLVDIITPNEVEAGQLVGFPVSNEESAKAAAAILLQQGVKCAIVKLGAKGVFCATAEESFFVPTFPIQVVDTVAAGDAFNGGLAAALYTGLPLHQAVVWGAAAGALAATKPGAQTSLPDRLTFDAFLKERGV